One genomic window of Vibrio mangrovi includes the following:
- the csdE gene encoding cysteine desulfurase sulfur acceptor subunit CsdE has product MSDLPPSPFGSQITADEIQQVMENFHSWEDKYRQVIQWGKQLPAMPESLKSGQVQISGCESQVWLVAESEQDKWFFCADSDARIVRGLIAIVMAAYQGKTSEEIAAFPIEDYFSRLGLMSHLSPSRGNGLRAIVRQIQTLSQR; this is encoded by the coding sequence ATGTCAGATTTACCGCCTTCACCTTTTGGCAGCCAGATTACTGCCGATGAAATTCAGCAGGTTATGGAAAATTTTCATAGCTGGGAAGATAAATACCGTCAGGTTATTCAGTGGGGAAAACAACTGCCGGCGATGCCGGAGAGTCTGAAGTCCGGACAGGTTCAGATTTCAGGATGTGAGAGTCAGGTCTGGCTGGTGGCTGAATCAGAACAGGATAAGTGGTTTTTTTGTGCTGACTCTGATGCGAGGATTGTCCGGGGACTGATTGCGATTGTGATGGCTGCTTATCAGGGAAAAACGAGTGAAGAGATTGCCGCTTTCCCGATTGAAGACTACTTTTCCCGGCTGGGCCTGATGAGTCATCTGAGTCCGTCCCGGGGGAACGGACTTCGGGCGATTGTCAGACAGATTCAGACGTTGAGCCAGCGTTAA
- the csdA gene encoding cysteine desulfurase CsdA, with protein MALDISSIQQQFPALNHASYVYLDSAATTQKPQCVIDRLSHYYQNQNANVHRGSHHLTAGATQAFEEARLLVSHFIGAASEQEIIWTRGATEALNLIAQSWGRTNLNPGDEILVSESEHHANIVPWQLVAEQTGARVVKIPMSPRGEFGWDEYTQLLNARTRLVAVAQMTNVTGTRNPLESIIPLAHKYGALVVVDGAQGIVHEPVNMIDMDADFYVFSGHKLYAPTGIGVLYGKKSLLNAMPPWHGGGKMVEKVSFEKTTFAGLPGKFEAGTPNIAGAITLAEAIRWYQSFDFTQIEQHLHQLQHMTYQALSQHEEIRVIGYQPNASILSFVVEGVHHQDVATLLDQQGIIVRAGHHCAHPCMDAFGIQGTIRLSFGIYNTTEDVRKFISALEKALSFF; from the coding sequence ATGGCACTTGATATTTCGTCAATACAGCAACAGTTTCCTGCATTAAACCATGCGTCCTATGTCTATCTGGATAGCGCAGCGACCACGCAAAAACCACAATGCGTGATTGATCGTCTGTCTCACTATTACCAGAATCAGAACGCAAATGTTCACCGGGGCAGCCATCACCTGACAGCAGGGGCGACACAGGCATTCGAAGAAGCCCGATTACTGGTTTCCCATTTTATCGGTGCTGCCTCAGAACAGGAAATTATCTGGACGCGAGGTGCCACGGAAGCCTTAAATCTGATCGCCCAGAGCTGGGGAAGAACAAACCTGAATCCGGGAGATGAAATTCTGGTCAGTGAAAGCGAACATCACGCCAATATCGTGCCATGGCAATTGGTTGCGGAACAGACCGGCGCCCGAGTGGTAAAAATCCCGATGAGCCCGCGGGGAGAGTTCGGCTGGGATGAATATACTCAACTGCTCAATGCCAGAACCAGACTGGTCGCTGTCGCACAGATGACGAATGTTACCGGCACCCGGAATCCGCTTGAATCCATTATTCCACTGGCCCATAAGTATGGCGCGCTGGTCGTGGTTGATGGTGCACAGGGGATCGTCCATGAGCCGGTTAATATGATTGATATGGATGCAGACTTTTATGTGTTCTCCGGACATAAACTATACGCGCCGACAGGAATCGGTGTGCTGTACGGCAAGAAAAGCCTGCTGAATGCAATGCCACCGTGGCACGGTGGCGGGAAAATGGTAGAAAAAGTCTCTTTTGAGAAGACTACATTCGCCGGATTGCCCGGAAAGTTCGAAGCAGGAACACCAAATATTGCCGGGGCAATTACGCTGGCTGAAGCTATTCGCTGGTATCAGTCTTTTGATTTTACTCAGATAGAACAACACCTGCACCAGTTACAGCACATGACCTATCAAGCCTTAAGCCAGCATGAAGAGATTCGGGTGATCGGATACCAGCCGAATGCCAGTATCCTGAGTTTTGTCGTTGAAGGTGTTCATCATCAGGATGTTGCTACACTTCTGGATCAACAGGGAATCATCGTCAGAGCCGGTCATCACTGCGCACATCCTTGTATGGATGCTTTTGGCATTCAGGGAACCATTCGTCTTTCTTTCGGCATTTACAACACAACCGAAGATGTCAGAAAATTCATCTCAGCACTGGAAAAAGCGCTGAGTTTTTTCTAG
- a CDS encoding DJ-1 family glyoxalase III, translating into MSHKVLVPVATGSEEMEAITIIDVMVRAGYDVVIASADPTEQLVLKASRGVILTAETRLSEVIREPFDAIILPGGLGGAENFRDNPQLIELLRQQKQARRLVAAICAAPAVVLQHHQLFPDALLTCHPGFHHQIPESQKSTLRVVYDEPANLLTSQGPGTALEFSLEIVRLLSGAQHMWQVAEPMVPSSEITPYQPKHES; encoded by the coding sequence ATGAGTCATAAAGTCTTAGTTCCTGTTGCAACCGGCAGTGAAGAAATGGAAGCCATTACCATTATCGATGTGATGGTACGGGCCGGCTATGATGTTGTGATCGCCAGTGCAGATCCGACAGAACAACTGGTGCTGAAAGCCTCCCGTGGCGTAATTCTGACAGCAGAGACACGCCTGAGCGAGGTTATCAGGGAACCGTTTGACGCAATTATTCTTCCCGGCGGTCTTGGCGGAGCAGAAAACTTCAGAGATAACCCACAACTCATCGAGCTGCTCAGACAGCAGAAACAGGCAAGGAGACTGGTCGCAGCCATTTGTGCAGCTCCGGCAGTCGTATTACAGCATCATCAGCTTTTTCCGGATGCCCTGCTCACCTGCCATCCGGGATTTCATCATCAGATTCCGGAATCCCAGAAAAGTACTCTACGGGTTGTTTATGATGAACCGGCCAACCTGCTCACCAGTCAGGGGCCAGGAACTGCACTGGAATTTTCTCTGGAAATTGTTCGTCTGCTCTCCGGAGCACAGCACATGTGGCAGGTTGCCGAACCAATGGTGCCTTCCTCAGAAATCACACCTTATCAACCGAAACACGAGTCGTAA
- the panE gene encoding 2-dehydropantoate 2-reductase, with protein sequence MNILVIGPGAIGSLWAVKLQQDGHRVSVIARQTKSPYQVQFGEQPCSFRNHQIEDIRNADLILITVKAWQISSALSPLIHLIHPDTMLVLMHNGMGSLTSIGTLLQTHPVILATTTHGAFKPSPSRLIHTGQGETFIGAANEKGCQCQFLTDVLHHALPEVYWHHQIEHALWRKLAVNCVINPLTALHQCANGDLATPEFQGIISALITEITAVMIAENIPVSLEELTDHIHQVITATAKNHSSMHQDVFHQRKTEIDFITGHLIRTAGRHGIPVPENEALYQQIKALEKQWES encoded by the coding sequence ATGAACATTCTGGTGATCGGTCCGGGAGCTATCGGCTCTCTCTGGGCCGTAAAATTACAGCAGGACGGACATAGAGTCTCCGTCATTGCCAGACAAACAAAATCGCCATATCAAGTACAGTTTGGTGAGCAACCCTGCTCTTTCCGTAATCACCAGATAGAAGACATCAGGAACGCCGATCTGATTTTGATAACCGTCAAGGCCTGGCAGATTTCCTCTGCTCTTTCACCACTGATACATCTGATTCATCCGGATACAATGCTGGTACTCATGCATAACGGCATGGGAAGCCTTACTTCAATTGGTACGTTATTGCAGACTCATCCTGTCATACTGGCAACCACAACTCACGGTGCATTCAAACCATCTCCATCCCGGCTCATCCATACCGGCCAAGGGGAAACGTTCATTGGTGCAGCCAATGAGAAAGGCTGCCAGTGCCAGTTCCTGACCGACGTTTTACATCATGCTCTGCCAGAGGTGTACTGGCATCATCAGATTGAACACGCGCTATGGCGAAAACTAGCCGTTAATTGTGTCATTAATCCGTTAACAGCCCTTCATCAATGTGCGAATGGAGATCTGGCAACACCAGAATTCCAAGGCATTATTTCTGCGCTTATCACCGAAATTACCGCAGTGATGATCGCTGAAAATATTCCGGTCAGCCTGGAGGAATTAACCGATCATATTCACCAGGTCATTACAGCAACGGCCAAAAATCACTCATCAATGCATCAGGATGTTTTCCATCAGAGAAAAACTGAAATAGACTTTATTACCGGACATCTGATCAGAACTGCCGGACGACACGGGATTCCGGTTCCTGAAAATGAAGCTTTATATCAACAAATCAAAGCCCTGGAAAAACAGTGGGAGTCATGA
- a CDS encoding AmpG family muropeptide MFS transporter has translation MQKTSNTWKATIQSYLDKRLAWVLMLGCSSGFPWVLIGSNMSGWLKDAGFTNTDIGYFSSIFVVYSVNFLWSPLVDRIHLPLLGRRLGQRRSWIIVCQSIILLCTLLIASFSNPSTHFMMTYLVALVIAFFSATQDIAIDAFRIDSFSKAEESKLPQASAMAVIGWWTGYSLPGYLAFTNADQYGWNAVYFGMAAVMVILMAFTLMTREPVTHRDRLQQQAEARHHKYIESPILLWISVTVVEPFIDFFKRNGTRVALTILLFVFLFKIGEAFLGKMSISFYREVGFSNEQIGYYSKMLGWWATMFFTLLGSMVTVRFGIVKGLMIGGVAMSASNLMFSWIAQAGPNEHLFLATVIVDNFTTAFSTVAFVSFLTLMTGQAFSATQYALLASLGNAGRTVLSSFSGALVDYLDNWSLFFVLTAVMVIPSLIMLYSLRHYFTRLLEKAKTSRNQDCI, from the coding sequence TTGCAAAAAACATCCAATACATGGAAAGCCACTATTCAGAGCTATCTGGATAAACGTCTGGCATGGGTTTTAATGCTCGGATGCTCTAGTGGCTTTCCCTGGGTATTGATTGGTTCCAACATGTCCGGCTGGCTGAAGGACGCCGGATTCACCAACACGGATATCGGTTATTTCAGTAGTATTTTCGTCGTTTACTCGGTGAACTTTCTCTGGTCACCACTCGTTGACCGTATCCATCTTCCCTTGCTGGGCCGACGTCTGGGACAGCGCCGCAGCTGGATTATCGTGTGCCAGAGCATTATTCTTTTGTGCACTTTGCTAATTGCCTCATTTTCTAATCCTTCTACCCATTTTATGATGACTTATCTGGTTGCACTGGTGATTGCCTTTTTCTCGGCAACTCAGGATATTGCCATTGATGCCTTCCGGATCGATAGTTTCAGTAAAGCGGAAGAATCTAAACTTCCTCAGGCTTCGGCGATGGCTGTTATCGGTTGGTGGACGGGCTATTCCCTGCCGGGATATCTAGCATTTACCAATGCGGATCAGTATGGCTGGAATGCTGTTTACTTTGGTATGGCCGCTGTCATGGTGATACTGATGGCGTTTACGCTGATGACCCGAGAGCCGGTCACTCACCGGGATCGTTTACAGCAACAGGCAGAAGCTCGCCATCACAAATATATCGAGTCTCCGATCCTGCTGTGGATTTCAGTAACTGTTGTGGAACCATTTATCGATTTCTTTAAACGGAATGGAACCCGGGTTGCACTGACCATTCTGTTATTCGTATTTCTGTTCAAAATCGGGGAAGCCTTCCTCGGGAAGATGTCAATTTCATTCTACCGAGAGGTAGGTTTCAGCAATGAGCAGATTGGCTACTACTCGAAAATGCTCGGTTGGTGGGCCACTATGTTCTTTACCCTGCTTGGCAGCATGGTTACCGTCCGCTTCGGTATTGTCAAAGGGCTGATGATCGGCGGTGTTGCCATGTCAGCCAGCAATCTGATGTTTTCATGGATTGCTCAGGCCGGCCCCAATGAACACCTCTTTCTCGCGACCGTGATCGTCGATAACTTTACCACCGCTTTCTCCACGGTGGCCTTTGTCTCATTCCTGACACTGATGACCGGACAAGCCTTTTCTGCAACCCAATACGCACTATTGGCTTCTTTGGGAAATGCCGGACGCACGGTACTTTCTTCATTCAGTGGTGCTTTGGTCGATTATCTTGATAACTGGTCGCTGTTTTTTGTGCTGACGGCCGTCATGGTCATCCCTAGCCTGATTATGCTCTATTCACTCCGGCATTATTTCACTCGTCTGTTGGAAAAAGCCAAAACATCCAGAAATCAGGATTGCATTTAA
- a CDS encoding peptidylprolyl isomerase translates to MRKHRFSALLACSVFSLFSIGVFATPSVEFETTLGSFTVELNSEKAPVTVENFLRYVEDGSYVGSIFHRVIPGFMVQGGGFSTQMERLSTYPPIANEASNGLLNQTGTIAMARTQDPNSATRQFFINLVDNDFLNYGERPPGYAVFGQVTSGFEVIQDIGKQKTGSQKYMKDVPVKPIIITRVSVVSEKDAATMPSEQ, encoded by the coding sequence ATGCGTAAGCATCGCTTCTCAGCCTTACTGGCCTGCTCAGTTTTTTCTCTGTTCAGTATCGGCGTTTTTGCAACACCAAGCGTGGAATTTGAAACCACGCTTGGTTCCTTTACTGTCGAACTCAATTCAGAAAAAGCGCCAGTCACTGTCGAAAACTTTCTGCGCTATGTAGAAGACGGCAGTTATGTCGGAAGTATTTTCCACCGGGTCATTCCCGGTTTCATGGTTCAGGGTGGTGGTTTCAGTACGCAAATGGAGCGTCTGAGTACTTATCCGCCGATAGCCAATGAAGCCAGTAATGGTCTGTTAAATCAGACCGGCACGATTGCAATGGCCAGAACTCAGGATCCGAATTCTGCAACCCGGCAATTTTTCATTAACCTGGTTGATAATGATTTTCTCAATTACGGAGAGCGACCTCCGGGCTATGCTGTTTTTGGTCAGGTCACCTCTGGTTTTGAAGTTATTCAGGATATTGGCAAACAGAAAACCGGTAGTCAGAAATATATGAAGGACGTCCCGGTCAAACCCATCATTATCACGCGTGTTTCTGTTGTCTCTGAAAAAGACGCTGCAACGATGCCATCGGAACAATAG
- a CDS encoding YajG family lipoprotein — protein MKKLVIAATVALLAACSGPQQQQINFAPQPALSQSDIVKGKSFTLMSKDIRTSQYVALVDSGRAHIEPVHARQNVRIAIENALSQQFSSQGFTTSVNSENSVTVEIQEALVSVKHSIMESEMNASVVLEITAETPTGKLVKTYHGTAKKTSAFSASNEDIEMVFNDVVNLVLKKVAQDDELKNYMQEHF, from the coding sequence ATGAAAAAACTGGTTATTGCAGCGACTGTCGCATTGCTTGCCGCCTGTTCAGGCCCGCAGCAGCAACAAATCAACTTTGCCCCTCAGCCGGCCCTCAGCCAGAGTGATATTGTTAAAGGGAAATCTTTTACTCTGATGAGTAAAGATATCAGAACCTCTCAATATGTTGCGTTAGTTGATAGCGGACGTGCACATATCGAACCGGTTCATGCCCGTCAGAATGTTCGTATTGCAATTGAAAATGCTTTATCACAGCAGTTCTCCTCACAAGGTTTCACAACCAGCGTCAACAGTGAAAATTCAGTGACAGTTGAGATTCAGGAAGCACTGGTTTCAGTCAAACATTCCATCATGGAAAGCGAAATGAATGCGAGTGTTGTACTTGAAATCACTGCCGAAACGCCAACCGGAAAGCTGGTAAAAACTTACCATGGCACAGCGAAGAAAACATCGGCATTCAGTGCATCGAATGAAGACATCGAGATGGTCTTTAACGATGTCGTCAATCTGGTTCTGAAAAAGGTTGCTCAGGATGACGAACTGAAAAACTACATGCAGGAGCACTTTTAA
- a CDS encoding methyltransferase codes for MKTELSLNEQTLTLLRYPEQSYENLQAWDAGDEYLIRHVEEMALSPGRHLLILNDHFGALSCWFAREHQVTMMSDSFLAHQGTRRNLERNANPPITCLTTMADIPVNTELVLFQLPKSNRHLIWQLSQLRASLPETCQVIAVNKAKEIHTSTLQLFEKYLGTTKTSLAWKKHRLIFSRPDTPAPNPTDPEQIWNVDIENESIRLVNLPNVFSGESLDLGARFFLSHIPENPGYRHIIDLGCGNGVLTVKAGQLNPQAALACIDESFMAVESARRNLQYHFGKRENMQCIANNCLDGFASASADLVLCNPPFHQQNAITDHIAWQMFCDAKHVLEKRGELLVIGNRHLGYDGKLTRIFGKSNVKTVAANRKFVILQATKQ; via the coding sequence ATGAAGACAGAACTGTCATTAAACGAACAAACCCTGACACTCCTTCGCTATCCGGAACAATCTTATGAAAATCTACAAGCGTGGGATGCCGGAGACGAATATCTGATCCGTCATGTTGAAGAGATGGCATTATCTCCCGGAAGGCATCTGTTGATTCTCAATGATCACTTTGGTGCCCTTTCATGTTGGTTTGCCCGAGAACATCAAGTCACCATGATGAGCGATTCATTTCTGGCACATCAGGGAACCCGAAGAAATCTTGAGCGAAATGCTAACCCACCAATCACCTGTCTGACGACGATGGCTGATATTCCTGTCAATACGGAGCTGGTATTGTTCCAGCTCCCCAAGAGTAACCGCCACCTTATCTGGCAACTGAGTCAGCTCCGCGCAAGTCTGCCGGAGACATGCCAAGTGATTGCCGTGAACAAAGCCAAAGAAATTCACACTTCAACCCTGCAACTATTTGAAAAATACCTGGGGACAACCAAAACATCGCTTGCCTGGAAAAAACATCGCCTGATTTTCTCCAGACCAGACACCCCAGCGCCCAACCCGACAGATCCGGAGCAAATATGGAATGTCGATATAGAAAATGAATCGATCCGTTTAGTCAACCTGCCCAATGTATTTTCCGGAGAAAGCCTTGATTTAGGCGCCCGCTTTTTTCTTTCTCATATTCCGGAGAACCCTGGTTACCGACATATCATTGATTTAGGGTGTGGGAATGGCGTACTCACAGTAAAAGCCGGACAATTAAATCCACAAGCCGCCCTCGCCTGCATTGATGAAAGTTTTATGGCGGTCGAGTCTGCCCGACGAAATCTGCAATATCACTTCGGTAAACGGGAAAATATGCAATGTATCGCTAATAATTGTCTGGATGGTTTTGCATCAGCATCGGCTGATCTGGTTTTATGTAATCCACCATTTCACCAGCAAAATGCTATCACCGATCATATTGCCTGGCAGATGTTCTGTGATGCAAAGCATGTTCTGGAAAAGAGAGGTGAATTATTAGTGATCGGTAACCGTCACCTCGGCTACGATGGAAAGCTCACAAGAATATTTGGAAAATCTAACGTAAAAACTGTCGCGGCCAACAGAAAATTTGTTATCTTACAGGCAACTAAACAGTAA
- a CDS encoding BolA family protein has product MIQETIEAKLHQAFQPEHLQVLNESYMHNVPAGSESHFKVVIVSPSFDGRRLIERHRAVNQVLADELAGQVHALSIHTYTPEQWQQDFQAPESPMCHGGSHENN; this is encoded by the coding sequence ATGATACAAGAAACTATTGAAGCCAAGTTACATCAGGCATTTCAGCCAGAACATCTGCAAGTGCTTAATGAAAGCTACATGCATAATGTACCAGCTGGATCAGAAAGTCATTTCAAGGTTGTGATTGTCAGCCCTTCCTTTGATGGTCGGCGCTTAATCGAACGTCACCGTGCGGTAAATCAGGTTTTAGCTGATGAACTGGCCGGTCAGGTTCACGCATTATCGATTCATACCTATACTCCAGAACAGTGGCAACAGGATTTTCAGGCTCCTGAAAGCCCGATGTGCCATGGCGGTAGTCATGAGAATAATTAG
- a CDS encoding Na(+)-translocating NADH-quinone reductase subunit A yields MITIKKGLDLPIAGAPSQVISDGKTISKVALLGEEYVGMRPTMHVRVGDEVKKAQVLFEDKKNPGVKFTSPVCGKVIEVNRGAKRVLQSVVIEVAGDAQETFDKFDASQLASLEREQVKTQLVDSGMWTAFRTRPFSKVPAIDSATKAIFVTATDTNPLAADPQLIINEQPDAFVAGLDVLSVLTEGKVYVCKQGKSLPRSSQSNVEEHVFEGPHPAGLPGTHMHFLYPVDINHVAWSINYQDVIAIGQLFLTGELYVDRVVSLAGPVVNQPRLVRTMIGASLDELTNNEIMPGEVRVISGSVLSGVKANGPHAYLGRYHLQVSVLREGRDKEFLGWAMPGKHKFSVTRSFLGHLFQGQLFNMTTTTNGSERAMVPIGNYEKIMPLDMEPTLLLRDLCAGDSDSAQRLGALELDEEDLSLCTFVCPGKYEYGLLLRECLDKIEKEG; encoded by the coding sequence ATGATTACAATAAAGAAGGGATTGGATCTTCCTATTGCTGGAGCTCCTTCCCAGGTGATAAGTGATGGTAAAACCATCAGCAAAGTCGCCTTGCTTGGCGAAGAGTACGTCGGCATGCGTCCTACAATGCATGTCCGCGTAGGTGATGAAGTAAAGAAAGCTCAGGTCCTTTTTGAAGATAAGAAGAACCCAGGAGTGAAATTTACTTCACCGGTCTGCGGTAAAGTTATCGAAGTGAACCGTGGTGCAAAACGGGTTCTTCAGTCCGTCGTGATTGAAGTTGCCGGTGATGCACAGGAGACATTCGATAAGTTTGACGCTAGTCAACTTGCGAGCCTGGAGCGCGAGCAAGTTAAAACACAGTTGGTTGATTCCGGCATGTGGACTGCGTTCCGTACTCGTCCCTTCAGCAAGGTTCCTGCTATCGATTCTGCAACTAAGGCTATTTTTGTAACTGCAACAGATACAAATCCTTTGGCTGCTGATCCGCAACTGATTATTAATGAACAACCAGATGCTTTCGTTGCAGGTTTAGACGTTTTATCTGTTTTGACAGAAGGTAAAGTCTACGTTTGTAAACAAGGAAAGAGCTTACCTCGATCCTCTCAATCCAATGTGGAAGAACATGTATTCGAAGGGCCGCATCCAGCCGGATTGCCCGGAACACACATGCATTTCCTCTATCCTGTTGATATCAACCATGTCGCCTGGAGCATCAACTATCAGGACGTTATTGCCATCGGTCAGTTATTCCTGACGGGTGAGTTGTACGTTGATCGTGTTGTTTCTCTGGCTGGTCCGGTTGTCAATCAACCTCGTCTGGTTCGTACCATGATTGGTGCCAGCCTGGATGAACTGACCAACAATGAAATTATGCCCGGAGAAGTCCGTGTGATTTCTGGTTCTGTCCTTTCCGGAGTGAAAGCGAATGGCCCTCATGCTTATCTTGGACGTTACCACCTTCAGGTTTCGGTTCTCAGAGAAGGCCGTGATAAGGAATTTTTGGGTTGGGCTATGCCTGGCAAACATAAATTCTCAGTGACACGTTCGTTCCTTGGACACCTTTTCCAGGGCCAGCTTTTCAATATGACAACCACCACAAATGGTAGTGAGCGAGCCATGGTTCCGATCGGTAATTATGAAAAAATAATGCCGCTTGATATGGAGCCGACACTGCTGCTTCGCGATCTCTGTGCCGGTGACTCTGACAGTGCTCAGCGTCTTGGTGCTCTGGAGCTCGATGAAGAAGATCTCTCACTGTGTACCTTTGTGTGTCCTGGTAAGTACGAGTACGGTCTGTTACTTCGTGAATGCCTCGACAAGATTGAGAAGGAAGGGTAA
- a CDS encoding NADH:ubiquinone reductase (Na(+)-transporting) subunit B, producing the protein MGLKKFLEDIEHHFEPGAKFEKLYALYEAAATILYTPGTVTRKSSHVRDSVDLKRIMIMVWLAVFPAMFWGMYNAGGQAITALNHLYQGEQLAGVIDGNWHYWFTDLLGGTLMADAAGWGSKMLLGATYFLPIYLTVFIVGGLWEVLFCIVRKHEVNEGFFVTSILFALIVPPTLPLWQAALGISFGVVVGKEVFGGTGRNFLNPALAGRAFLFFAYPAQISGDVVWTAADGFSGATALSQWAQGGHSALVNNVTGEAISWMDAFVGNIPGAIGEVSTLALAIGAAFIVYMGIASWRIIGGVMIGMIALSTLFNVIGSDTNAMFNMPWHWHLVLGGFAFGMFFMATDPVSASFTDKGKWAYGILIGVMCVLIRVVNPAYPEGMMLAILFANLFAPLFDHIVVEKNVKRRLARYGKQ; encoded by the coding sequence ATGGGTCTTAAAAAGTTTCTTGAAGACATCGAGCATCATTTTGAGCCGGGTGCCAAGTTCGAGAAATTGTATGCGCTGTATGAAGCAGCTGCGACAATTCTCTATACACCTGGTACAGTGACCAGAAAAAGCTCACATGTTCGTGATAGCGTGGATCTGAAGCGTATTATGATCATGGTGTGGCTGGCTGTTTTTCCTGCAATGTTCTGGGGAATGTATAATGCCGGCGGTCAGGCTATTACTGCATTAAATCACCTTTATCAAGGTGAGCAACTGGCAGGAGTCATTGACGGCAACTGGCATTACTGGTTTACCGATTTATTGGGTGGAACCCTGATGGCAGATGCTGCCGGATGGGGCAGCAAGATGTTGCTCGGTGCAACATATTTTCTTCCGATTTACCTGACTGTATTTATTGTCGGTGGATTGTGGGAAGTCTTGTTCTGTATTGTGCGTAAACATGAAGTGAATGAAGGTTTCTTCGTTACATCAATTCTGTTCGCACTTATCGTACCGCCGACACTGCCTTTGTGGCAGGCCGCTTTAGGTATTTCCTTTGGTGTTGTCGTGGGTAAAGAAGTCTTCGGTGGTACAGGCCGTAACTTCCTCAACCCTGCTTTGGCTGGACGTGCATTTCTGTTCTTTGCCTATCCGGCACAAATTTCCGGTGATGTTGTCTGGACTGCTGCTGACGGTTTCTCTGGTGCAACTGCACTGAGTCAGTGGGCTCAGGGTGGGCACAGTGCATTAGTAAATAATGTCACTGGTGAGGCTATCTCCTGGATGGATGCATTCGTCGGGAATATTCCTGGTGCGATTGGTGAAGTTTCTACATTAGCGCTTGCTATCGGTGCTGCTTTTATCGTGTACATGGGGATTGCCTCATGGCGGATCATTGGCGGTGTGATGATTGGTATGATCGCGCTTTCAACCCTGTTCAATGTGATTGGTTCAGATACCAACGCGATGTTTAACATGCCTTGGCATTGGCACTTAGTTCTAGGTGGATTTGCTTTTGGTATGTTCTTTATGGCGACCGATCCAGTTTCTGCATCGTTTACCGATAAAGGTAAATGGGCTTATGGGATTCTGATTGGGGTAATGTGTGTTTTGATTCGTGTTGTCAACCCGGCTTATCCGGAAGGTATGATGCTGGCGATTTTGTTTGCGAATCTTTTTGCACCATTATTCGACCACATTGTTGTTGAGAAGAATGTCAAACGGAGATTAGCGCGCTATGGCAAGCAATAA
- a CDS encoding Na(+)-translocating NADH-quinone reductase subunit C, whose amino-acid sequence MASNNDSIKKTLFVVIALSLVCSIIVSTAAVGLRSKQQANAVLDKQSKILEVSGVDMSSGSVTELYAQYIEPKLVNFETGEFVEKTPEDLTAVQYDQRAAAKNKSESVKLTAEEDPAKIGSRANYGLVYLVKQDNKIQRLILPIHGNGLWSMMYAFVAVETDGDTVDGIIYYEQGETPGLGGEVENPNWRAQFVGKKLYDENHKPAIKIVKGGAPVGSVHGVDALSGATLTSTGVQHQFDFWLGDMGFGPFLAKVRDGGLN is encoded by the coding sequence ATGGCAAGCAATAACGATAGCATTAAGAAAACGCTGTTTGTTGTTATCGCATTGAGCTTAGTGTGCTCAATCATCGTTTCAACGGCAGCTGTCGGGCTGCGTAGTAAGCAACAAGCAAATGCAGTTTTGGATAAACAGTCAAAGATTCTGGAAGTTTCCGGTGTTGATATGTCATCCGGTAGCGTAACAGAACTGTATGCTCAGTATATTGAACCGAAACTGGTTAATTTTGAGACAGGTGAGTTTGTTGAGAAGACACCGGAAGATCTGACTGCTGTTCAGTATGATCAGCGTGCTGCGGCAAAAAATAAGTCAGAGTCCGTGAAACTGACTGCGGAAGAAGACCCTGCGAAAATCGGTTCCAGAGCGAATTATGGTCTGGTTTATCTTGTGAAGCAGGATAACAAAATCCAGCGCTTGATTCTGCCAATCCATGGTAATGGTCTATGGTCAATGATGTATGCTTTTGTCGCTGTAGAGACAGATGGTGATACGGTTGACGGCATCATTTACTATGAGCAGGGAGAAACTCCCGGACTTGGCGGTGAAGTGGAAAACCCGAACTGGCGTGCTCAGTTTGTTGGTAAGAAACTCTATGATGAAAATCATAAGCCTGCGATTAAGATTGTCAAAGGTGGTGCACCTGTGGGATCTGTACATGGCGTTGACGCACTTTCTGGCGCAACTCTAACCAGTACGGGTGTCCAGCACCAGTTTGACTTCTGGCTGGGAGATATGGGCTTTGGTCCATTCCTGGCAAAAGTCCGTGACGGAGGTCTGAACTAA